The following proteins come from a genomic window of Thermoleophilia bacterium:
- a CDS encoding metal ABC transporter permease, whose translation MSWLAEPFTLEFMQRALVASLIVALLCSVIGCFVVVRGMAFLGDALAHAILPGVAVAYLIDTSLLVGGLVAALLVAIGIGFVTRHANFKEDTAIGILFAAALALGVVLISTAGSYAVDLTHILFGNVLGVSKTDLWLTGGIAVGVLTLIVLFFKEFQLVSFDPVLAHMLDRHPELLRFLLLLLLALTIVVSLQTVGVGLVAAMLVTPAAAAYLLTRRLATMMLVSALLGCSASVVGLYVSYYLDVASGAAIVLTATVLFLVVFVAAPGRGLLARRLGRRAA comes from the coding sequence ATGTCCTGGTTGGCGGAGCCCTTCACGCTCGAATTCATGCAGCGAGCGCTCGTCGCCTCATTGATCGTCGCCCTGCTGTGCTCGGTCATCGGCTGCTTCGTGGTCGTGCGCGGAATGGCGTTCCTGGGCGACGCTCTCGCGCACGCGATCCTGCCCGGAGTAGCCGTCGCATACCTGATCGACACGAGCTTGCTCGTCGGCGGCCTCGTCGCCGCACTCCTGGTCGCCATCGGTATCGGCTTCGTCACCCGTCACGCCAACTTCAAAGAAGACACGGCCATCGGCATTCTCTTCGCGGCAGCGCTGGCCCTCGGAGTCGTACTTATCAGCACCGCCGGCTCGTACGCAGTCGACCTCACGCACATCCTGTTTGGCAACGTGCTCGGCGTCAGCAAGACCGATCTCTGGCTCACCGGCGGCATCGCCGTCGGCGTGCTTACCCTCATCGTCCTCTTCTTCAAGGAGTTCCAGCTGGTTTCATTCGATCCCGTGCTGGCGCATATGCTGGATCGCCATCCAGAACTCCTGCGCTTCCTCCTCCTCCTGCTGCTGGCGCTCACCATCGTCGTGAGCCTGCAGACGGTCGGTGTGGGGCTGGTCGCCGCCATGCTGGTGACTCCCGCAGCAGCGGCGTACCTGCTCACGCGTCGACTCGCCACGATGATGCTGGTATCGGCGCTGCTCGGCTGCTCGGCCAGCGTCGTCGGCCTCTACGTGAGCTACTACCTCGACGTCGCCTCCGGGGCGGCTATCGTGCTCACGGCAACCGTGCTCTTCCTCGTCGTCTTCGTGGCAGCACCAGGACGCGGGCTCCTCGCACGGCGGCTCGGGCGGCGTGCGGCGTAG
- a CDS encoding SPFH domain-containing protein: protein MGTVGMILALIVIVAIAVVLSMGIRIVRPTHRGLVERFGKYNRYANPGFHVIIPGVEHMYRVDIREVLVEAQPQTIITNDNLNARVDAQVYLKVKPDEENVKASQYNVMDYENQIVNLARTTLRNIIGTMTLKSANSERGRINEELRSTLKVETASWGIEILRTELKEIDPPGDVQETMNKVVKAENEKIAAIDYATARETQADGERRASIKQAEGVKQAKILQAEGEAEAIRLVNSSANDYFIGNAQLLRQLETVEKALWQNAKIVVPADGQLVNVIGDLAGVAPVPMAGQSASQTSGRK from the coding sequence ATGGGAACTGTGGGGATGATTCTCGCTCTAATTGTCATTGTCGCTATCGCGGTCGTGCTGTCGATGGGCATCCGCATCGTGCGACCGACACATCGCGGATTGGTCGAGCGCTTCGGCAAGTACAACCGCTACGCAAACCCTGGCTTTCACGTCATCATTCCTGGCGTTGAGCATATGTATCGAGTCGATATTCGTGAGGTGCTCGTCGAAGCGCAGCCGCAGACCATCATCACCAACGACAACCTGAATGCCAGAGTCGATGCTCAGGTGTATCTCAAAGTCAAGCCTGATGAAGAGAACGTCAAGGCATCGCAGTACAACGTGATGGACTACGAGAACCAGATCGTCAATCTGGCGCGTACGACTCTGCGCAATATCATCGGTACGATGACGCTTAAGTCGGCGAACAGTGAGCGTGGGCGCATCAACGAGGAGCTGCGCTCGACGCTGAAAGTGGAGACGGCGAGCTGGGGAATCGAGATTCTTCGTACGGAGCTCAAGGAGATCGATCCACCCGGCGACGTCCAAGAGACGATGAACAAGGTCGTCAAGGCTGAGAATGAGAAGATCGCCGCCATCGACTATGCCACCGCGCGAGAGACTCAGGCAGACGGTGAGCGGCGCGCCAGCATCAAGCAAGCCGAGGGTGTCAAGCAGGCCAAGATCCTGCAGGCCGAGGGCGAAGCCGAGGCCATCCGCCTCGTCAACTCGTCCGCCAACGACTACTTCATCGGCAATGCGCAGCTTCTTCGTCAGCTCGAGACAGTCGAGAAGGCGCTGTGGCAGAACGCCAAGATCGTCGTTCCGGCGGACGGCCAGCTGGTGAACGTCATCGGTGACCTTGCCGGGGTGGCTCCCGTCCCCATGGCGGGTCAGTCGGCGTCGCAGACGTCTGGGCGCAAGTAG
- a CDS encoding Ppx/GppA family phosphatase, with amino-acid sequence MKVAIVDLGTNTCRLFLATVAGASEVRAHVRQTTVVRLGEGVDEDRRLRPAAIERTRACLAGYAAELRRFSPERRLLIATSVLRDARDGAAFLAAVEREYGMPSRVLRGEEEAALAFRGGTAELAATSASGKLVLIDIGGGSTEFAIGAPGGAPSFVRSLDVGAVRLTERFIRHDPPLPGELTALSDFVAGTIAGNVPAAVRNGVAAAVGVAGTYTTLVAHKLALTVYQPELVHGHVLTLADIEASLARFVGLTHAQRARLAGIQAGREDVIIAGAVIAREACRAFSLDAVRCSEADLLEGAALALAEGSLAASTAD; translated from the coding sequence GTGAAGGTCGCCATCGTCGACCTCGGGACGAACACCTGTCGTCTATTCCTCGCCACGGTTGCCGGCGCCAGTGAAGTTCGCGCGCACGTCCGGCAGACTACGGTGGTGCGTCTCGGGGAAGGAGTCGATGAAGATCGCCGCCTGCGTCCGGCGGCGATCGAGCGTACTCGCGCGTGTCTCGCCGGCTACGCCGCTGAGCTCAGGCGTTTCTCTCCCGAGCGCCGCCTGTTGATCGCGACGAGCGTGCTGCGTGACGCACGCGACGGTGCCGCGTTTCTCGCCGCCGTCGAGCGTGAGTACGGCATGCCGTCGCGTGTGTTGCGCGGCGAGGAAGAGGCGGCACTCGCCTTTCGCGGTGGTACGGCGGAACTTGCCGCCACGAGCGCGTCGGGGAAGCTCGTTCTCATCGACATCGGCGGCGGAAGCACCGAATTCGCGATTGGCGCACCCGGTGGCGCGCCCTCATTTGTGCGCAGTCTCGACGTGGGCGCGGTGCGGCTTACGGAGCGCTTCATTCGCCACGATCCGCCGTTACCAGGGGAGCTCACGGCGCTCTCCGATTTCGTCGCGGGAACGATCGCCGGCAACGTGCCGGCGGCGGTTCGCAACGGCGTAGCCGCCGCCGTTGGGGTGGCCGGCACCTACACGACGCTCGTCGCTCACAAACTGGCGTTGACGGTGTACCAACCCGAGCTTGTGCACGGTCATGTGCTCACGCTCGCGGACATCGAGGCTTCGCTGGCGCGCTTTGTCGGACTCACGCATGCGCAGCGCGCGCGGCTTGCCGGGATTCAAGCGGGTCGCGAGGATGTCATCATCGCCGGCGCGGTGATCGCTCGCGAAGCCTGCCGCGCCTTCTCGCTGGATGCCGTCCGCTGCAGCGAGGCGGACCTTCTGGAGGGTGCTGCGCTCGCGCTGGCAGAGGGGTCCCTGGCAGCGTCGACGGCCGACTGA
- a CDS encoding DUF501 domain-containing protein, with amino-acid sequence MEAPAGSNAVVGGEDLAIVARQIGREPQAMSRIVAVCPWGCPAVVECLPADREGRPFPTLYYCTCPTLVAAVSRLEGTGGVRRWTRQLLDSSVLSASVEAAAKASVRRRVALLDEHGLHVVSGRSLAGGVAGVADPLAVKCLHAHVAHAFACPGYAFGEAVIAELEAFWCTDRRCAEVGGGDS; translated from the coding sequence ATGGAGGCGCCCGCGGGCTCGAACGCAGTCGTCGGCGGCGAGGACTTGGCGATCGTGGCACGGCAGATCGGTCGCGAGCCGCAGGCGATGAGCCGCATCGTTGCCGTCTGTCCATGGGGGTGCCCGGCGGTCGTTGAGTGTCTCCCGGCCGACCGCGAGGGCAGGCCGTTCCCAACGCTGTACTACTGCACCTGCCCCACGCTCGTGGCGGCGGTGAGCCGGCTTGAGGGCACCGGGGGGGTGCGGCGCTGGACGAGACAACTCCTCGATTCGTCTGTACTGAGTGCCTCCGTTGAGGCGGCGGCGAAAGCATCGGTCCGCCGCCGCGTTGCACTCCTCGACGAGCACGGCTTGCACGTAGTCAGTGGGCGCAGTCTCGCCGGTGGCGTCGCCGGCGTAGCCGATCCGCTGGCGGTGAAGTGCTTGCACGCCCACGTTGCGCACGCGTTCGCCTGTCCGGGGTATGCGTTCGGTGAGGCGGTGATCGCCGAACTGGAAGCCTTCTGGTGCACCGATCGCCGCTGTGCTGAGGTCGGTGGAGGTGACTCGTGA
- a CDS encoding septum formation initiator family protein, protein MRRSKGSKLAAATTARRPVNSRRGKQPLRGANRRPQLHIGRLLALVLVLIAAAFYLGPLREFFAQQDRYQQATAALDAAQADNTALNHEVELLSSDSYIGQQALAGSMLVPPDTQVFVIKGLPGREAEDAALAGETPQADSISALDRVEDLWRTLLN, encoded by the coding sequence GTGCGGCGAAGCAAAGGAAGCAAGCTGGCAGCGGCGACCACAGCACGACGGCCGGTCAACTCACGGCGTGGGAAGCAACCCCTCCGTGGGGCGAACCGACGTCCCCAGCTGCACATCGGCCGGCTCCTCGCGCTGGTCCTCGTCCTGATTGCCGCCGCCTTCTACCTCGGTCCGCTGCGCGAGTTCTTCGCGCAGCAAGATCGCTACCAGCAGGCGACGGCAGCGCTCGACGCGGCGCAAGCTGACAACACCGCGCTCAATCACGAGGTGGAACTGCTGAGCAGCGACAGCTACATCGGCCAGCAGGCATTGGCGGGATCGATGCTTGTGCCGCCGGACACGCAGGTCTTCGTCATCAAGGGGCTACCGGGACGCGAGGCAGAGGACGCCGCGTTGGCCGGGGAAACGCCGCAGGCTGACTCCATCTCCGCGCTCGATCGCGTGGAGGATCTCTGGCGCACGCTCCTGAACTGA
- the eno gene encoding phosphopyruvate hydratase: MTTIVDIVARQILDSRGNPTVEVEVELESGTVGRAAVPSGASTGEYEAVELRDDGGEYCGKGVRQAVDNVNSVIAEELLGLDATDQRLVDRMLIELDGTPNKANLGANAILGVSLATAYAAAAAMELPLYQYIGGCNAHQLPVPMMNIMNGGKHADNNVDLQEFMVMPVGAESFEEALRVCAEVYHALKGVLKENGLSTAVGDEGGFAPNLSSNEEAIQVIMEAVAAAGYDSGEDVRIALDPAASSFYADGKYVLTGEGRSLSSAEMVDYYVALCDKYPIISIEDGLAEDDWDGFKLMTQKLGDRVQIVGDDLFVTNTERLARGIALGSANAVLIKLNQIGTLSETLDCIEMAKRAGWTAVCSHRSGETEDTTLADLAVATNAGQIKSGAPARSDRVAKYNQLLRIEEMLGEIAYYPGMSAFYNLKK, encoded by the coding sequence ATGACCACCATCGTCGACATCGTCGCCAGGCAGATTCTCGACTCGCGCGGCAACCCGACGGTCGAGGTTGAGGTCGAGCTCGAATCGGGCACCGTGGGGCGTGCCGCCGTTCCCTCGGGAGCCTCGACCGGCGAGTACGAAGCGGTGGAGCTCCGCGATGACGGTGGCGAGTACTGCGGCAAAGGTGTGCGCCAGGCGGTCGACAACGTCAACAGCGTGATCGCCGAGGAGCTTCTAGGGCTTGATGCCACCGATCAGCGGCTCGTCGATCGCATGTTGATCGAGCTCGACGGTACGCCCAACAAGGCCAACTTGGGTGCGAATGCCATCCTCGGGGTTTCTTTGGCGACTGCATATGCGGCCGCGGCGGCGATGGAGTTGCCGCTGTATCAGTACATCGGTGGCTGCAACGCCCACCAGTTGCCCGTGCCCATGATGAACATCATGAACGGCGGCAAGCACGCTGACAACAACGTCGACTTGCAGGAGTTCATGGTTATGCCGGTCGGCGCGGAGTCCTTCGAGGAGGCGCTGCGCGTCTGCGCCGAGGTCTACCACGCGCTCAAGGGAGTGCTCAAGGAGAATGGCCTGAGCACCGCGGTCGGCGACGAAGGCGGCTTCGCCCCCAATCTCTCGTCCAATGAAGAAGCCATCCAGGTGATTATGGAGGCCGTAGCGGCCGCGGGCTACGACTCAGGCGAGGACGTGCGCATTGCCCTCGACCCCGCTGCCTCCAGCTTCTACGCTGACGGCAAGTACGTTCTGACGGGTGAGGGGCGCAGTCTCTCGTCGGCGGAGATGGTCGACTACTATGTCGCTCTCTGCGACAAGTACCCGATCATCAGCATCGAGGACGGGCTTGCCGAGGACGACTGGGACGGCTTCAAGCTTATGACGCAGAAGCTGGGCGATCGCGTGCAAATCGTCGGCGACGATCTCTTCGTGACCAACACCGAACGGCTCGCGCGCGGCATTGCGCTCGGAAGCGCCAACGCCGTCCTCATCAAGCTCAATCAGATCGGCACGCTGAGCGAGACGCTTGATTGCATCGAGATGGCCAAGCGGGCGGGGTGGACGGCGGTTTGCTCGCATCGCTCCGGCGAGACCGAGGACACGACGCTCGCCGATCTTGCCGTGGCGACGAACGCCGGCCAGATCAAGAGTGGTGCGCCGGCGCGCAGTGATCGAGTGGCGAAGTACAACCAGCTTCTGCGGATCGAGGAGATGCTGGGCGAGATCGCGTACTACCCGGGCATGAGCGCGTTCTACAATCTCAAGAAGTAG
- the mazG gene encoding nucleoside triphosphate pyrophosphohydrolase: protein MGLTLVYIGAAAGLVPAASLRALAGGGAVVVPEGLDDDMHALLGEAVTLGGGTLHVVAVDVDDVGVLLTRLADEDVKVGLAGAQGPRLARLVRAWAHTPIVTVPDDASFGAALVGQELASLKSIVDVLRLRCPWDREQTPRDIIAYTVEEVYELADTIADDDLIAQRGELGDLLLQVVLLSLMLDEQDAGDLGLVAYEIEAKLIRRHPHIFADAVAETAAEVKGRWERIKVEQEGRRGIFHDVPRRAPAILHARKMQQRASAVGFDWGTAAEAFHKIAEEHDELAELFAEAANLAVDGVRDPDRHDPRVKHEIGDLLFATVNVARLLHVDPELALRETSRRFERRVTAAASLAANEGREWSALDLNDQESYYLRAKAGEPAAADPGQ, encoded by the coding sequence ATGGGCCTGACGCTTGTGTACATCGGCGCCGCCGCCGGATTGGTGCCCGCAGCTTCATTGCGGGCACTGGCCGGCGGCGGCGCCGTCGTCGTTCCCGAGGGATTGGACGACGACATGCACGCCCTTCTCGGCGAGGCGGTCACGCTCGGCGGCGGCACGTTGCATGTGGTCGCCGTCGATGTCGACGACGTTGGCGTGCTTCTGACGCGGTTGGCGGACGAGGACGTGAAGGTGGGACTGGCGGGCGCGCAGGGGCCGCGCTTGGCGCGGCTGGTGCGCGCCTGGGCGCACACTCCGATCGTGACCGTGCCCGACGATGCTTCGTTTGGTGCGGCCCTTGTCGGGCAGGAACTTGCCTCGCTGAAGAGCATCGTCGACGTCTTGCGCCTGCGCTGTCCGTGGGATCGCGAGCAGACGCCGCGCGACATCATCGCCTATACGGTCGAAGAAGTGTACGAACTCGCCGACACTATTGCGGACGACGATCTGATCGCTCAGCGGGGCGAGCTCGGCGACCTGTTGTTACAGGTCGTTCTGCTCTCCCTGATGCTCGACGAACAGGACGCCGGCGACTTGGGCCTCGTCGCGTATGAGATCGAGGCCAAGCTCATCCGGCGCCATCCACACATCTTTGCCGACGCCGTTGCCGAGACTGCTGCCGAGGTCAAAGGGCGCTGGGAGCGCATCAAAGTGGAGCAGGAGGGGCGTCGGGGCATCTTTCACGATGTGCCGCGTCGCGCGCCGGCCATCCTGCACGCGCGCAAGATGCAGCAGCGGGCAAGCGCCGTGGGGTTCGATTGGGGCACCGCGGCCGAGGCGTTCCACAAGATCGCTGAGGAGCATGACGAACTGGCGGAGCTGTTTGCCGAGGCGGCGAACTTAGCGGTTGACGGTGTGCGCGACCCCGACCGCCATGACCCTCGTGTCAAGCACGAGATCGGCGATCTCTTGTTCGCGACGGTCAACGTAGCCCGTCTTCTCCACGTCGATCCGGAGTTGGCGCTCCGCGAGACCTCGCGACGCTTTGAGCGACGTGTTACCGCGGCTGCGAGTCTGGCGGCCAACGAGGGCCGCGAGTGGTCTGCGTTAGACTTGAACGATCAGGAGTCCTACTACCTGCGTGCCAAGGCTGGGGAGCCGGCGGCCGCCGACCCTGGGCAGTGA
- a CDS encoding peptidylprolyl isomerase yields the protein MKRAFVAVMMLLALVSVFAVTGCGEKEVPAGAIAAVGDAVVTQEQFDAIIAQAKAQYKAQDQEFPAEDSAEYKQMKAMIVEYLVQAELVSQAATEKGVSVTTDEIDERIKTIVEQVGGQKKYEALLKEQGVSEDDLRQQLQVQMLQDALYAKIGEDVTVTDEEVRAFYDDDANQDQFVVADTVTARHVLVKTKAEAEKVRALLEADSSDANWKKVAKKYSTDPGSKNVGGDLGTFPKGRMVAEFEDAAFALDVDEISKPVKTEFGWHIIQVTAKTKGSTTSFEDAKDGIEEQLKLQKQSEAWDAWLEEAKAEAEIVYAAGFNPTELTASPTPSETTTSPAASPSPSASE from the coding sequence ATGAAACGAGCTTTTGTCGCCGTCATGATGCTTCTCGCCCTCGTGTCGGTCTTCGCCGTCACGGGTTGTGGCGAGAAGGAAGTGCCGGCGGGGGCCATTGCCGCCGTGGGCGACGCGGTCGTCACTCAGGAGCAGTTTGACGCGATCATCGCGCAGGCCAAGGCGCAGTACAAGGCGCAGGACCAGGAGTTCCCTGCCGAGGATTCTGCCGAGTACAAGCAGATGAAGGCCATGATCGTTGAGTACCTCGTGCAGGCCGAGCTCGTGAGCCAGGCGGCCACGGAGAAGGGCGTCTCGGTGACCACCGATGAGATCGACGAGCGTATCAAGACGATCGTCGAACAGGTGGGTGGCCAGAAGAAGTACGAGGCTCTCCTGAAGGAGCAGGGCGTTAGCGAAGACGATCTCAGGCAGCAGCTTCAGGTGCAGATGCTGCAGGACGCGTTGTACGCGAAGATCGGCGAGGACGTCACGGTCACCGACGAAGAGGTGCGTGCCTTCTACGACGACGACGCCAATCAGGACCAGTTCGTCGTCGCCGACACAGTGACGGCGCGCCACGTGTTGGTCAAGACGAAGGCCGAGGCCGAGAAGGTCAGGGCGTTGCTCGAAGCCGACTCCAGCGATGCAAATTGGAAGAAGGTCGCCAAGAAGTACTCCACCGATCCCGGCTCCAAGAACGTCGGCGGCGATCTGGGGACGTTCCCCAAGGGCCGCATGGTGGCAGAGTTCGAAGATGCGGCGTTCGCGCTCGATGTCGATGAGATCTCCAAGCCGGTCAAGACCGAGTTCGGCTGGCACATCATTCAAGTCACGGCGAAGACGAAGGGCAGCACGACGTCGTTCGAGGACGCGAAGGACGGCATCGAGGAGCAGCTCAAGCTCCAGAAGCAGTCCGAGGCGTGGGACGCCTGGCTCGAAGAGGCAAAGGCGGAGGCTGAGATCGTGTACGCCGCGGGCTTCAATCCAACCGAGCTGACTGCTTCGCCGACCCCGTCCGAGACGACGACCAGCCCTGCGGCGTCGCCTTCTCCGTCGGCGAGCGAATAG
- the mfd gene encoding transcription-repair coupling factor: MFTQYLAHDPGFEDALPRLSRGGGAYAPSFYAPYVLATALGALEGAGGWVVVSPNGDDATRLAADLAFFLGRDVPVLPARGVLYGTDVAPAPHIIGERQEALAALRAGGVIVAEAAALLERFMPLELQPQALALAPGDEVSFDDAVARLVALGYERVEQARTRGEFAVRGGLIDVYPALGDPVRIDFWGDEVESLRTFSVYSQRSTDSLARVVVYAAVEADAQLPEYRAALQNVISLWEREGREETPDEMYERAGVRALGMLSGQFTTLLERTSAQATRLAVCDPDEVYRSLADFDAEVRVASADARLYLGLGEVRAALAGALQLDVVQRDQKVQFAASRPQFAARDVSGAERDLMRMVRDGYRVFVVFRHAGEAERATYRLRTLQAEVVTPEQLERGGEAAEGLYFLAAPLREGFVAADLKLAVVSERALFRGAPKERRLVAGTRLTSFFDVRPNDYVVHEDHGLARFAGIETRTVAGITRDYLLLEFKGDDRVFVPHDQIGKVSRYIGAAGGTPVLDRLGGTHWQTVRTRARKAVVEMAGELLQLYAARQATPGFAFPSDGDLTRRLEDAFPYEETEDQAEAIDEVKNDMESPHPMDRLICGDVGYGKTEVALRAAFKAAEAGKQTLVLVPTTILAEQHLMTFRERYADLPVKVEMVSRFRTAAEQRRILADFGGGKLDVLIGTHRLLSTDVQPKELGLVIVDEEQRFGVRQKERLRTLKLQVDVLSLSATPIPRTLQMSLTGIRDVSVIETPPRGRHEIHTYIGEHRDALVRAAIEKEIAREGQAFFLHNRVETIQQVAEYVRELVPAARVAVAHGQMAEKELERVMLSFLAGEADVLVSTAIIESGIDIPSANTLIVDRADMLGLAQLYQIRGRIGRSEARAYAYLLYPSEETLTKEAAARLTTLSDHTELGAGFRIAMADLEIRGAGSLLGDEQSGHVAAVGFEMYAQMLEDAVQEMQGAQVAVLAPVRVDIPVTAYVPPEYIAYEATKIDAHRRIARATTLKELGDVRAELGDRFGAPPEPVENLLSLQAIKLKTTELSASAVSYRSGRLQVDGLDLGDAAAARLRADHPRLTYFKQKRALIVHRAESDESILRWVESLLDAMIDAGVSRD; encoded by the coding sequence GTGTTTACACAGTACCTGGCTCACGATCCGGGCTTTGAGGACGCGCTGCCGCGCTTGAGTCGTGGCGGAGGCGCCTATGCGCCGAGCTTCTATGCGCCCTACGTGCTGGCGACGGCGCTGGGTGCGCTCGAGGGCGCGGGAGGGTGGGTCGTCGTCTCTCCGAACGGTGACGACGCGACCAGGCTCGCCGCGGATCTCGCCTTCTTCCTGGGCCGGGACGTGCCGGTGCTCCCAGCTCGGGGCGTGCTTTACGGCACGGACGTGGCGCCGGCGCCGCACATCATTGGTGAACGTCAGGAAGCTCTCGCGGCACTGCGCGCCGGCGGGGTGATCGTCGCCGAGGCGGCGGCTCTGCTCGAGCGGTTCATGCCGCTTGAGCTGCAACCCCAGGCTCTCGCACTCGCGCCTGGTGACGAAGTTTCGTTCGACGACGCCGTGGCGCGACTCGTGGCGCTCGGCTACGAGCGTGTCGAGCAAGCTCGCACTCGCGGTGAGTTCGCCGTCCGCGGCGGGTTGATCGATGTCTACCCCGCCCTGGGCGATCCAGTGCGCATCGACTTCTGGGGTGACGAGGTTGAGTCGCTGCGCACGTTCTCTGTGTACTCACAGCGCAGTACCGACTCGCTTGCGCGGGTGGTCGTCTACGCGGCTGTCGAAGCTGATGCGCAGCTCCCTGAGTATCGCGCCGCGCTTCAGAATGTCATCTCGTTGTGGGAGCGCGAGGGTCGGGAAGAGACGCCGGACGAGATGTACGAGCGGGCCGGCGTGCGTGCTCTCGGAATGCTCTCTGGGCAGTTCACAACGCTCCTCGAGCGAACGAGCGCGCAGGCCACGCGTCTCGCTGTGTGCGATCCCGATGAGGTCTACCGGTCTCTCGCGGACTTCGACGCAGAGGTGCGTGTCGCGTCCGCCGACGCTCGTCTGTATCTCGGTCTCGGCGAGGTGCGTGCCGCATTGGCTGGAGCGCTGCAACTGGATGTCGTGCAGCGCGATCAGAAGGTTCAGTTCGCCGCGTCACGCCCGCAGTTTGCCGCTCGTGACGTCTCGGGCGCCGAACGCGATCTGATGCGCATGGTTCGTGACGGATACCGGGTCTTCGTGGTCTTCCGTCACGCCGGCGAGGCGGAACGCGCCACCTATCGTCTGCGCACACTGCAGGCTGAAGTCGTGACGCCAGAGCAGCTGGAGCGTGGCGGCGAGGCGGCTGAGGGCCTGTACTTCCTCGCCGCTCCTTTGCGCGAGGGCTTTGTTGCCGCCGACCTCAAGCTTGCCGTTGTGAGCGAGCGCGCTCTCTTCCGTGGGGCACCCAAAGAGAGGCGACTTGTGGCCGGTACGCGCCTCACGAGCTTCTTCGACGTGCGGCCCAATGACTACGTTGTACATGAGGATCACGGCCTCGCCCGCTTCGCCGGCATAGAGACGCGGACGGTTGCCGGGATCACGCGCGACTACCTCTTGCTGGAGTTCAAGGGGGACGACCGTGTGTTCGTGCCGCACGATCAAATCGGCAAAGTCAGCCGCTACATCGGTGCTGCGGGCGGCACGCCAGTCCTGGATCGTCTGGGCGGCACGCATTGGCAGACGGTGCGCACCCGGGCTCGGAAGGCGGTTGTCGAGATGGCGGGCGAACTCCTTCAGCTCTACGCCGCGCGGCAGGCAACACCAGGATTCGCCTTCCCCTCCGACGGCGACCTCACGCGGCGCCTCGAGGATGCCTTTCCGTACGAAGAGACGGAGGATCAAGCCGAGGCCATCGATGAGGTCAAGAATGACATGGAGTCGCCGCATCCCATGGACCGCCTCATCTGCGGTGACGTCGGCTACGGCAAGACCGAGGTCGCGCTACGAGCGGCGTTCAAGGCCGCGGAGGCCGGTAAGCAGACGCTTGTGCTCGTGCCTACGACGATTCTTGCCGAGCAACACCTCATGACCTTTCGCGAGCGTTACGCCGATCTGCCCGTGAAGGTCGAGATGGTGTCGCGTTTTCGCACGGCCGCCGAGCAGCGACGCATCCTTGCCGACTTCGGCGGCGGTAAGCTCGACGTCCTGATCGGCACACACCGACTACTCAGCACGGATGTGCAGCCGAAGGAGCTCGGCCTCGTCATCGTCGATGAAGAGCAGCGGTTTGGGGTGCGCCAGAAGGAACGTCTGCGCACCCTCAAGCTGCAAGTCGACGTCCTCAGTCTCTCGGCGACGCCGATACCACGCACGCTGCAGATGTCGCTGACCGGCATTCGCGACGTCTCCGTGATCGAGACGCCGCCCCGTGGGCGGCATGAGATCCACACGTACATCGGCGAGCACCGCGATGCTCTCGTACGTGCTGCCATCGAGAAGGAGATCGCCCGTGAGGGGCAAGCCTTCTTCCTGCATAACCGCGTGGAGACCATCCAGCAGGTGGCGGAGTACGTGCGGGAGCTCGTGCCGGCCGCCCGCGTCGCCGTGGCGCACGGGCAGATGGCGGAGAAGGAGCTCGAACGGGTGATGCTATCGTTCCTCGCTGGAGAAGCCGACGTACTCGTGTCCACGGCGATCATTGAGAGCGGCATCGATATCCCGAGCGCCAATACGTTGATCGTCGACCGCGCCGACATGCTGGGTCTCGCCCAGCTCTATCAGATACGCGGCCGGATCGGGCGGAGCGAGGCGCGCGCCTACGCATACCTCCTCTATCCGAGTGAGGAGACCTTGACGAAGGAGGCGGCTGCGCGCCTCACGACTCTGAGTGACCACACTGAGCTCGGGGCTGGGTTCCGCATCGCCATGGCGGACTTGGAGATACGCGGTGCCGGAAGTCTGCTCGGCGACGAACAGTCTGGGCATGTTGCCGCCGTCGGCTTCGAGATGTATGCGCAGATGCTCGAGGATGCCGTGCAGGAAATGCAGGGCGCGCAGGTGGCGGTGCTGGCCCCGGTGCGCGTGGACATCCCCGTTACGGCGTACGTCCCACCCGAGTACATCGCCTACGAAGCGACGAAGATCGACGCGCACCGGCGCATTGCCCGCGCGACGACGCTCAAGGAGCTAGGCGATGTGCGCGCCGAACTCGGCGATCGTTTCGGCGCGCCGCCCGAACCGGTTGAGAATCTGTTGTCGCTGCAAGCGATCAAGCTCAAGACGACTGAGTTGAGCGCCAGCGCCGTGTCGTATCGTAGCGGTCGGCTGCAGGTGGACGGACTCGATCTCGGTGATGCAGCGGCGGCGCGTTTGCGCGCGGACCACCCGCGCCTCACCTATTTCAAGCAGAAGCGCGCGCTCATCGTCCATCGTGCCGAGTCCGACGAGTCGATCCTGCGGTGGGTCGAGTCTCTCCTCGATGCTATGATCGACGCTGGCGTGTCCCGCGACTAG